A portion of the Glycine max cultivar Williams 82 chromosome 10, Glycine_max_v4.0, whole genome shotgun sequence genome contains these proteins:
- the LOC100818354 gene encoding late embryogenesis abundant protein D-34 isoform X2, producing MSQEQPQKENHEEEGIKYGDVFNVKGEMKSKPEAPVDAGMMQKAETETTGKTQKAGAAMQSAAAKNERGGMAGHKDKNNVAADGGVSVTETEAHLSGSQVVNRLEEKKRKVNKLVEVVKQFNQKAPLNTMTPPSIVQEMGAGGAGSGITIGEALEATVLTAGKKPVEWSDAAAIQAAEVRATGRTNIVPGGVAAAAQSAATLNARVTKDEEKIKLADILADATSKLPSDRAATRRDAEGVTGAEMRNDPNLTTHPGGVSASVAAAARLNKTNTNT from the exons atgagtcaagaacagcCTCAGAAGGAGAATCATGAGGAGGAAGGAATCAAATATGGAGATGTGTTCAATGTGAAGGGAGAGATGAAAAGCAAGCCGGAGGCGCCGGTGGACGCGGGGATGATGCAAAAGGCGGAGACGGAAACCACTGGTAAGACCCAAAAGGCTGGTGCCGCGATGCAATCGGCGGCGGCGAAAAATGAGAGAGGAGGGATGGCGGGGCACAAAGATAAGAATAACGTTGCCGCTGATGGTGGTGTTAGTGTGACTGAGACTGAGGCTCATCTTTCGGGGAGCCAG GTTGTTAACAGACtagaggaaaagaaaaggaaagttaATAAGTTGGTTGAG GTGGTGAAGCAATTTAACCAAAAGGCTCCACTGAATACGATGACGCCACCTTCtattgttcaagaaatgggcGCTGGAGGTGCTGGAAGCGGGATCACCATAGGCGAAGCACTCGAGGCCACGGTTCTGACCGCCGGAAAGAAGCCCGTCGAGTGGAGCGACGCCGCGGCGATTCAGGCCGCCGAAGTCAGAGCCACTGGACGCACCAACATCGTCCCCGGCGGTGTTGCCGCCGCGGCTCAATCTGCCGCCACACTCAATGCTCGAGTTACAAAGGATGAGGAGAAGATCAAACTCGCAGATATTCTCGCG GATGCGACTTCGAAGTTACCTTCAGACAGAGCAGCGACTCGGCGAGATGCAGAAGGGGTGACGGGTGCAGAAATGAGAAATGATCCAAACCTCACTACTCATCCTGGGGGCGTCTCTGCATCCGTCGCTGCTGCTGCTAGGCTTAACAAAACCAATACCAacacctaa
- the LOC102662571 gene encoding uncharacterized protein translates to MTGIKGIPYRARIEALTVTDVCWMPYAEHRVVRGFDLISTYTGQLRWGQIVVYVRPERVLRQFGYIQTVPPLPVCDSFTGPDIDDRWLHFSDHLVPAGEICVVPGQVAPDYMDWFFRISHPFVTPTEDGVVVDCQGCQVIAEDLERIFNLRMVTEGTELYDIMTRCLRIARGDTTDGSLRPRQRRRIE, encoded by the exons ATGACGGGGATCAAGGGAATCCCATACCGGGCACGTATAGAAGCCCTGACTGTCACGGACGTGTGTTGGATGCCCTATGCAGAGCACCGAGTAGTTAGGGGCTTCGACCTGATCTCAACCTACACGGGCCAGCTCAGATGGGGTCAGATAGTCGTCTACGTTCGACCAGAGCGGGTGCTTCGACAGTTCGGGTACATTCAGACCGTCCCTCCGTTGCCTGTTTGTGATTCGTTTACGGGTCCTGATATAGACGACCGATGGCTGCACTTTTCAGACCATCTAGTGCCCGCGGGGGAGATCTGTGTAGTTCCTGGCCAGGTAGCGCCAGACTATATGGATTGGTTTTTCCGGATTTCGCACCCGTTCGTCACGCCGACCGAGGACGGTGTCGTG GTTGACTGCCAAGGATGTCAAGTGATTGCTGAGGATTTAGAGCGGATCTTCAACCTTAGGATGGTCACTGAAGGCACTGAGTTATATGACATCATGACTCGTTGCCTCAGGATCGCTAGAGGTGACACCACAGATGGAAGCCTTAGGCCGCGACAAAGACGACGCATAGAATAg
- the EDR1 gene encoding serine/threonine-protein kinase EDR1 isoform X2, with protein MQGKMPSRTDLEANPGGSELVIVNRTIDPSLEELIQIAQCIALDCPVSSLVQRLAELVTSHMGGPVKDASIMLARWTETRAELKTSLHTIVLPLGSLNIGLSRHRALLFKVLADNINMPCRLVKGSHYTGVEDDAVNIIKLEDEREFLVDLMAAPGTLIPADILSTKDSAFKPYNPKIWPSLPSTKDNEFSYSRPIQPSHGEGSSQNSVVKDYSLPWNGKPYFEKSEPSNLGLSRDSGVGPSKIPNKGTPNQLENLPALSGTSLYKGTLGMNTVGDGTRLNVNVVPYTNNSPNDSRNLFADLNPFQIKGMGKAPVHNKPVENKPPELKSTKNNAVSGRPPVPLMWKNRHAYNEDPRKTNHNPNEYNPPLFVSNGSSMSEIIDLSSSKPLYNSNINNDVNAQTLAQVTGSVSPPNHDQRNCTYDRFMGSNLKLKDPESPSSSIDSITNRVDQILDDVDVGECEIPWEDLVLGERIGIGSYGEVYHADWNGTEVAVKKFLDQDFSGAALSEFKREVRIMRRLRHPNIVLFMGAVTRPPNLSIISEYLPRGSLYRILHRPNCQIDEKRRIKMALDVARGMNCLHTSTPTIVHRDLKSPNLLVDKNWNVKVCDFGLSRLKHNTFLSSKSTAGTPEWMAPEVLRNEPSNEKCDVYSFGVILWELATLRLPWSGMNPMQVVGAVGFQNRRLDIPKEVDPIVARIIWECWQQDPNLRPSFAQLTVALKPLQRLVIPSYQDQLAPPMPQEISVNSTP; from the exons ATGCAAGGAAAGATGCCATCTCGAACAGATCTTGAAGCAAACCCTGGAGGTTCTGAGTTGGTCATTGTTAATCGAACAATTGATCCTTCTCTGGAGGAACTGATACAAATTGCACAATGCATTGCATTAGACTGCCCTGTCTCTAGTTTGGTACAAAGGCTTGCTGAACTTGTTACAAGTCATATGGGTGGTCCTGTAAAGGATGCTAGTATTATGTTAGCAAGATGGACAGAAACAAGAGCAGAGTTAAAGACATCTCTTCACACAATTGTATTGCCTCTTGGGTCCTTAAATATTGGGCTCTCTAGGCATCGTGCTTTGCTTTTCAAG GTATTAGCTGACAACATTAATATGCCTTGTAGACTGGTAAAAGGTAGTCATTACACTGGTGTCGAGGATGATGCTGTCAACATTATAAAGTTGGAGGATGAAAG GGAGTTTTTGGTTGATCTCATGGCTGCTCCAGGGACACTTATCCCAGCTGATATTTTAAGCACCAAGGATAGTGCCTTTAAGCCTTACAATCCCAAGATTTGGCCAAGTTTACCCTCCACTAAGGATAATGAATTTTCTTACTCAAGACCTATCCAACCATCTCATGGTGAAGGTAGTAGTCAAAATTCTGTGGTAAAAGATTATTCACTGCCCTGGAATGGAAAACCATATTTTGAGAAGTCAGAGCCTTCAAACTTAGGTTTGAGTAGAGACAGTGGCGTTGGTCCTTCTAAAATTCCTAATAAAGGGACTCCTAACCAACTAGAAAATTTGCCAGCCTTGTCTGGTACTTCTCTGTACAAAGGGACTCTTGGAATGAATACAGTTGGTGATGGGACAAGATTGAATGTCAATGTTGTACCATATACTAATAACAGCCCCAATGACTCTCGGAACCTTTTTGCAGATCTTAACCCATTCCAAATAAAAGGAATGGGGAAGGCCCCTGTGCATAACAAACCTGTGGAAAATAAACCTCCTGAGCTTAAAAGTACTAAAAACAATGCTGTTTCTGGTCGACCCCCAGTGCCACTGATGTGGAAGAATCGTCATGCTTACAATGAAGACCCCAGGAAAACTAATCATAATCCTAATGAATACAACCCTCCCTTATTTGTTTCCAATGGTTCTTCTATGTCTGAAATTATTGACCTTAGTAGTTCCAAGCCGTTgtataattcaaatataaataatgatgTAAATGCTCAAACTTTGGCGCAAGTTACTGGTTCAGTTTCACCACCTAATCATGACCAGAGGAACTGTACATATGACAGATTCATGGGAagcaatttgaaattaaaagatCCAGAGAGTCCTAGCTCATCAATTGATTCCATCACAAACAGGGTTGATCAAATATTGGATGATGTAGATGTTGGTGAATGCGAGATTCCATGGGAGGATCTGGTTCTTGGTGAAAGAATTGGTATAG GTTCATATGGAGAGGTATACCATGCTGACTGGAATGGCACG GAGGTTGCTGTGAAGAAATTTTTGGATCAGGATTTTTCAGGCGCTGCATTATCAGAATTCAAAAGagaa GTGCGGATAATGCGTAGGCTACGTCATCCAAATATTGTTCTTTTTATGGGTGCTGTTACTCGTCCTCCCAATCTGTCAATCATTTCAGAGTATCTACCAAG AGGAAGCTTGTACCGAATTCTTCATCGCCCTAATTGTCAGATTGATGAGAAACGAAGAATAAAAATGGCTCTGGATGTG GCTAGGGGCATGAATTGCTTACACACCAGCACACCTACAATTGTTCATCGAGATCTAAAGTCTCCAAATCTTTTGGTTGATAAGAACTGGAATGTTAAG GTATGTGATTTTGGGTTGTCACGGTTGAAGCACAACACTTTTTTGTCATCCAAGTCAACTGCTGGAACG CCGGAATGGATGGCTCCTGAAGTTCTCCGCAATGAGCCCTCAAATGAGAA ATGCGATGTTTATAGTTTTGGAGTCATCTTATGGGAGCTTGCCACTCTAAGGTTGCCGTGGAGTGGAATGAATCCTATGCAAGTTGTTGGTGCCGTTGGTTTCCAAAACCGTAGACTTGATATTCCTAAGGAAGTCGATCCTATAGTTGCAAGAATAATCTGGGAGTGTTGGCAACA GGATCCAAATTTGCGGCCCTCGTTTGCGCAACTCACAGTGGCTCTAAAGCCTCTACAGCGTCTGGTTATCCCATCTTATCAAGATCAGTTAGCTCCACCTATGCCGCAGGAGATTTCTGTAAATTCCACCCCCTGA
- the EDR1 gene encoding serine/threonine-protein kinase EDR1 isoform X1: MSERVKKEKQTGEKRERMKNIFKKLHIGSSHDPHRSNEASPSVPSPSCVADQSQSSAATPASPSSASASASTVVVTPGGGGGGASPVMNRQDFFSSEEEFQVQLALAISASNSEFREDPEKDQIHAATLLSLGGHRIDSARNKDDVAEALSRQYWEYNVLDYEEKVVDGFYDVYGPYNDSVMQGKMPSRTDLEANPGGSELVIVNRTIDPSLEELIQIAQCIALDCPVSSLVQRLAELVTSHMGGPVKDASIMLARWTETRAELKTSLHTIVLPLGSLNIGLSRHRALLFKVLADNINMPCRLVKGSHYTGVEDDAVNIIKLEDEREFLVDLMAAPGTLIPADILSTKDSAFKPYNPKIWPSLPSTKDNEFSYSRPIQPSHGEGSSQNSVVKDYSLPWNGKPYFEKSEPSNLGLSRDSGVGPSKIPNKGTPNQLENLPALSGTSLYKGTLGMNTVGDGTRLNVNVVPYTNNSPNDSRNLFADLNPFQIKGMGKAPVHNKPVENKPPELKSTKNNAVSGRPPVPLMWKNRHAYNEDPRKTNHNPNEYNPPLFVSNGSSMSEIIDLSSSKPLYNSNINNDVNAQTLAQVTGSVSPPNHDQRNCTYDRFMGSNLKLKDPESPSSSIDSITNRVDQILDDVDVGECEIPWEDLVLGERIGIGSYGEVYHADWNGTEVAVKKFLDQDFSGAALSEFKREVRIMRRLRHPNIVLFMGAVTRPPNLSIISEYLPRGSLYRILHRPNCQIDEKRRIKMALDVARGMNCLHTSTPTIVHRDLKSPNLLVDKNWNVKVCDFGLSRLKHNTFLSSKSTAGTPEWMAPEVLRNEPSNEKCDVYSFGVILWELATLRLPWSGMNPMQVVGAVGFQNRRLDIPKEVDPIVARIIWECWQQDPNLRPSFAQLTVALKPLQRLVIPSYQDQLAPPMPQEISVNSTP; this comes from the exons ATGAGTGAGAGAGTGAAGAAAGAAAAGCAAACGGGGGAGAAAAGGGAGAGGATGAAGAACATCTTCAAGAAGCTGCACATAGGTAGCAGCCACGATCCTCATCGATCCAATGAGGCTTCACCGTCTGTGCCGTCGCCGTCGTGCGTTGCCGATCAGTCCCAGAGCTCCGCCGCCACTCCGGCGAGTCCTTCGTCGGCGTCGGCGTCGGCGTCCACGGTGGTGGTGACTCCCGGAGGAGGAGGCGGCGGCGCGAGTCCGGTGATGAATCGGCAGGACTTTTTCTCGTCGGAGGAGGAGTTTCAGGTTCAGCTAGCCCTAGCTATCAGCGCTTCGAATTCGGAGTTCCGTGAGGATCCTGAGAAGGATCAGATCCACGCGGCGACGCTTTTGAGCTTGGGAGGCCATCGAATCGATTCGGCGCGGAACAAGGATGATGTGGCGGAGGCGCTGTCGAGGCAGTACTGG GAATATAATGTGCTTGACTATGAGGAGAAAGTGGTAGATGGTTTTTATGATGTATATGGGCCCTATAATGATTCAGTAATGCAAGGAAAGATGCCATCTCGAACAGATCTTGAAGCAAACCCTGGAGGTTCTGAGTTGGTCATTGTTAATCGAACAATTGATCCTTCTCTGGAGGAACTGATACAAATTGCACAATGCATTGCATTAGACTGCCCTGTCTCTAGTTTGGTACAAAGGCTTGCTGAACTTGTTACAAGTCATATGGGTGGTCCTGTAAAGGATGCTAGTATTATGTTAGCAAGATGGACAGAAACAAGAGCAGAGTTAAAGACATCTCTTCACACAATTGTATTGCCTCTTGGGTCCTTAAATATTGGGCTCTCTAGGCATCGTGCTTTGCTTTTCAAG GTATTAGCTGACAACATTAATATGCCTTGTAGACTGGTAAAAGGTAGTCATTACACTGGTGTCGAGGATGATGCTGTCAACATTATAAAGTTGGAGGATGAAAG GGAGTTTTTGGTTGATCTCATGGCTGCTCCAGGGACACTTATCCCAGCTGATATTTTAAGCACCAAGGATAGTGCCTTTAAGCCTTACAATCCCAAGATTTGGCCAAGTTTACCCTCCACTAAGGATAATGAATTTTCTTACTCAAGACCTATCCAACCATCTCATGGTGAAGGTAGTAGTCAAAATTCTGTGGTAAAAGATTATTCACTGCCCTGGAATGGAAAACCATATTTTGAGAAGTCAGAGCCTTCAAACTTAGGTTTGAGTAGAGACAGTGGCGTTGGTCCTTCTAAAATTCCTAATAAAGGGACTCCTAACCAACTAGAAAATTTGCCAGCCTTGTCTGGTACTTCTCTGTACAAAGGGACTCTTGGAATGAATACAGTTGGTGATGGGACAAGATTGAATGTCAATGTTGTACCATATACTAATAACAGCCCCAATGACTCTCGGAACCTTTTTGCAGATCTTAACCCATTCCAAATAAAAGGAATGGGGAAGGCCCCTGTGCATAACAAACCTGTGGAAAATAAACCTCCTGAGCTTAAAAGTACTAAAAACAATGCTGTTTCTGGTCGACCCCCAGTGCCACTGATGTGGAAGAATCGTCATGCTTACAATGAAGACCCCAGGAAAACTAATCATAATCCTAATGAATACAACCCTCCCTTATTTGTTTCCAATGGTTCTTCTATGTCTGAAATTATTGACCTTAGTAGTTCCAAGCCGTTgtataattcaaatataaataatgatgTAAATGCTCAAACTTTGGCGCAAGTTACTGGTTCAGTTTCACCACCTAATCATGACCAGAGGAACTGTACATATGACAGATTCATGGGAagcaatttgaaattaaaagatCCAGAGAGTCCTAGCTCATCAATTGATTCCATCACAAACAGGGTTGATCAAATATTGGATGATGTAGATGTTGGTGAATGCGAGATTCCATGGGAGGATCTGGTTCTTGGTGAAAGAATTGGTATAG GTTCATATGGAGAGGTATACCATGCTGACTGGAATGGCACG GAGGTTGCTGTGAAGAAATTTTTGGATCAGGATTTTTCAGGCGCTGCATTATCAGAATTCAAAAGagaa GTGCGGATAATGCGTAGGCTACGTCATCCAAATATTGTTCTTTTTATGGGTGCTGTTACTCGTCCTCCCAATCTGTCAATCATTTCAGAGTATCTACCAAG AGGAAGCTTGTACCGAATTCTTCATCGCCCTAATTGTCAGATTGATGAGAAACGAAGAATAAAAATGGCTCTGGATGTG GCTAGGGGCATGAATTGCTTACACACCAGCACACCTACAATTGTTCATCGAGATCTAAAGTCTCCAAATCTTTTGGTTGATAAGAACTGGAATGTTAAG GTATGTGATTTTGGGTTGTCACGGTTGAAGCACAACACTTTTTTGTCATCCAAGTCAACTGCTGGAACG CCGGAATGGATGGCTCCTGAAGTTCTCCGCAATGAGCCCTCAAATGAGAA ATGCGATGTTTATAGTTTTGGAGTCATCTTATGGGAGCTTGCCACTCTAAGGTTGCCGTGGAGTGGAATGAATCCTATGCAAGTTGTTGGTGCCGTTGGTTTCCAAAACCGTAGACTTGATATTCCTAAGGAAGTCGATCCTATAGTTGCAAGAATAATCTGGGAGTGTTGGCAACA GGATCCAAATTTGCGGCCCTCGTTTGCGCAACTCACAGTGGCTCTAAAGCCTCTACAGCGTCTGGTTATCCCATCTTATCAAGATCAGTTAGCTCCACCTATGCCGCAGGAGATTTCTGTAAATTCCACCCCCTGA
- the LOC100785581 gene encoding kinesin-like protein KIN-14U — protein MKMPVPNGEEQILLPETENASEVSKSPSLDLNPDSVDGSPPVSTVYTDVGVVPEHQKNELEHLISNLEGEIEELRLKQKKLDKKRREELSKILDIKGSIRVFCRIRPNLVTEKRKFSEPVSAGPEKIRVKFGGTRKDFEFDKVFTQEASQESVFVEVEPILRSAMDGHNVCVFAYGQTGTGKTFTMDGTNEEPGIIPRALEELFRQASLDNSSSFTFTMSMLEVYMGNLRDLLSPRQSGRPHEQYMTKCNLNIQTDPKGLIEIEGLSEVQISDYAKAKWWYNKGKRFRSTSWTNVNEASSRSHCLTRISIFRRGDALEAKSEVSKLWMIDLGGSERLLKTGAKGLTLDEGRAINLSLSALADVVAALKRKRCHVPYRNSKLTQILKDSLGYGSKVLMLVHISPSEEDVCETVCSLNFAKRARAIESNKEVPVEVKKQKEKKIMELEEDIKEAEKQSQNLREQIQQIELKLNESKKLLFTTYSLVESDHIATSISPKDDVKEVIETPKASKKSIKRNFTNSMPRFMTSTVASRQRQSAAERDIGTVRLKSFRSIASKSSINFSYSQSLSYSDIRIKAILRSSNGKSRYAEADSVPIPKTVLTEKPKCNNDLEPKVTTPRSKMVTSSDQNFRVSLGRHRRRMSDLI, from the exons ATGAAAATGCCTGTTCCTAATGGAGAAGAGCAGATTCTGTTACCTGAAACTGAAAATGCAAGTGAGGTTTCGAAGTCACCCTCATTGGATTTGAACCCAGATTCAGTTGATGGGTCCCCACCTGTTTCCACCGTTTACACTGATGTGGGTGTCGTCCCAGAACACCAAAAGAACGAGCTTGAGCACTTGATATCCAATTTAGAAG GTGAAATTGAGGAGCTGAGGCTCAAGCAGAAGAAATTGGATAAAAAGCGGAGAGAAGAATTAAGCAAGATATTGGACATCAAAG GGAGCATTCGAGTATTTTGTAGAATTCGACCGAATCTGGTTACAGAGAAGAGAAAATTTTCTGAACCGGTATCGGCTGGACCAGAGAAAATTCGGGTTAAGTTCGGGGGGACGAGGAAAGATTTTGAGTTTGATAAGGTTTTTACCCAAGAAGCAAGCCAAG AGAGTGTTTTTGTGGAGGTTGAGCCAATTCTAAGATCTGCAATGGACGGGCACAATGTGTGTGTTTTTGCCTATGGTCAAACAGGCACAGGCAAGACATTCACCATG GATGGTACAAACGAGGAGCCAGGAATTATTCCGCGTGCACTTGAAGAGCTCTTTCGTCAAGCCTCTTTGGATAATTCATCTTCTTTTACTTTTACAATGAGCATGTTGGAAGTTTATATGGGCAATCTCAGGGATTTGTTATCTCCAAGACAGTCTGGCAGACCACATGAACAATATATGACAAAGTG CAATCTCAATATTCAAACAGATCCAAAGGGATTGATTGAAATTGAGGGTCTCTCAGAAGTGCAAATTAGTGATTATGCTAAAGCCAAATGGTGGTACAACAAGGGCAAACGGTTCAGATCCACCTCTTGGACTAATGTGAATGAGGCATCAAGCAGGTCACACTG CTTGACGAGGATAAGCATATTTCGGCGTGGGGATGCATTGGAAGCCAAAAGTGAAGTAAGTAAATTGTGGATGATTGATCTTGGAGGCAGCGAAAGGTTGCTTAAAACTGGAGCCAAAGGACTAACACTTGATGAGGGCAGAGCCATTAATCTTTCCCTTTCAGCTTTAGCTGATGTTGTTGCTGCTTTGAAGAGAAAGAGGTGTCATGTGCCTTACAG GAATAGCAAGCTGACTCAAATACTGAAAGATTCTCTTG ggTATGGCTCAAAGGTGTTGATGTTGGTGCATATAAGCCCTTCTGAAGAGGATGTTTGCGAAACAGTTTGTTCCTTAAATTTTGCAAAGAGAGCGAGAGCAATAGAGTCCAACAAAGAAGTGCCAGTG gaagtgaagaagcaaaaagagaagaagattaTGGAGCTAGAGGAAGACATCAAGGAAGCCGAAAAACAGAGCCAGAATTTAAGGGAACAAATACAGCAGATTGAGTTGAAGTTAAATGAGAGTAAAAAGCTCTTATTTACCACATATAGTCTTGTGGAAAGTGATCACATTGCAACCTCAATTAGCCCCAAAGATGATGTCAAAGAGGTCATTGAAACCCCTAAAGCATCCAAGAAGTCCATTAAAAGAAATTTCACCAATTCAATGCCTCGATTCATGACTTCAACTGTTGCAAGTCGCCAAAGGCAAAGTGCTGCAGAACGAGACATTGGTACTGTGAGATTGAAAAGTTTTAGATCAATTGCCTCTAAAAGTTCCATCAATTTTTCATATTCCCAATCATTGAGTTATTCAGATATCCGCATCAAAGCAATACTGCGAAGTTCAAATGGAAAATCTCGGTACGCTGAAGCAGATAGTGTTCCAATTCCAAAGACTGTTCTCACAGAAAAGCCTAAATGCAACAATGATTTGgaaccaaaagtcacaactccTCGAAGCAAGATGGTTACATCATCAGACCAAAACTTTAGAGTTTCATTGGGTCGTCACAGAAGAAGGATGTCTGATTTGATCTAA
- the LOC100818354 gene encoding late embryogenesis abundant protein D-34 isoform X1 → MSQEQPQKENHEEEGIKYGDVFNVKGEMKSKPEAPVDAGMMQKAETETTGKTQKAGAAMQSAAAKNERGGMAGHKDKNNVAADGGVSVTETEAHLSGSQVISESVAGQVVNRLEEKKRKVNKLVEVVKQFNQKAPLNTMTPPSIVQEMGAGGAGSGITIGEALEATVLTAGKKPVEWSDAAAIQAAEVRATGRTNIVPGGVAAAAQSAATLNARVTKDEEKIKLADILADATSKLPSDRAATRRDAEGVTGAEMRNDPNLTTHPGGVSASVAAAARLNKTNTNT, encoded by the exons atgagtcaagaacagcCTCAGAAGGAGAATCATGAGGAGGAAGGAATCAAATATGGAGATGTGTTCAATGTGAAGGGAGAGATGAAAAGCAAGCCGGAGGCGCCGGTGGACGCGGGGATGATGCAAAAGGCGGAGACGGAAACCACTGGTAAGACCCAAAAGGCTGGTGCCGCGATGCAATCGGCGGCGGCGAAAAATGAGAGAGGAGGGATGGCGGGGCACAAAGATAAGAATAACGTTGCCGCTGATGGTGGTGTTAGTGTGACTGAGACTGAGGCTCATCTTTCGGGGAGCCAGGTGATATCGGAGTCCGTTGCAGGACAG GTTGTTAACAGACtagaggaaaagaaaaggaaagttaATAAGTTGGTTGAG GTGGTGAAGCAATTTAACCAAAAGGCTCCACTGAATACGATGACGCCACCTTCtattgttcaagaaatgggcGCTGGAGGTGCTGGAAGCGGGATCACCATAGGCGAAGCACTCGAGGCCACGGTTCTGACCGCCGGAAAGAAGCCCGTCGAGTGGAGCGACGCCGCGGCGATTCAGGCCGCCGAAGTCAGAGCCACTGGACGCACCAACATCGTCCCCGGCGGTGTTGCCGCCGCGGCTCAATCTGCCGCCACACTCAATGCTCGAGTTACAAAGGATGAGGAGAAGATCAAACTCGCAGATATTCTCGCG GATGCGACTTCGAAGTTACCTTCAGACAGAGCAGCGACTCGGCGAGATGCAGAAGGGGTGACGGGTGCAGAAATGAGAAATGATCCAAACCTCACTACTCATCCTGGGGGCGTCTCTGCATCCGTCGCTGCTGCTGCTAGGCTTAACAAAACCAATACCAacacctaa
- the LOC102662715 gene encoding protein MAIN-LIKE 2-like: MVRTRGLGRASGTGRGRDMSQDAHQPEVPQRRRSIALVRRQRVHVTEDVTQTPEDVPQLNEDVSHVSNVTPEMTGVVDAADAEGVAINGSEDSSAADEGFPGGPRDPSVLTGFAKHVAHSIWSGEERPELKLVSHGRKVDKFGRPTPEIEDMIAATGLSPLIRCSVITTDPGLISAFVERWHRETSTFYLPVGELTITLDDVASLLHLPITGALHTFESLVTSKAVVLLTELLEVSFEEAKAETRQASGPYVRLSWLREMYQSRCRARRWVVAARAYLLHLVGCTLFANKSATHVYVVHLEAFRDLAQAGGFSWGAAALVHLYDHLNEASQTLTQ, from the exons ATGGTTAGAACAAGAGGGTTAGGTCGTGCCTCAGGAACTGGTAGAGGCAGAGACATGAGTCAGGATGCGCATCAGCCTGAAGTTCCTCAGCGTCGTAGGTCTATTGCTTTAGTACGTAGGCAACGGGTTCATGTGACTGAGGACGTTACTCAAACACCTGAGGATGTGCCTCAGTTGAATGAGGATGTTTCTCATGTGTCTAACGTTACTCCGGAGATGACAGGTGTCGTCGATGCTGCGGACGCAGAGGGAGTGGCTATTAATGGTAGTGAGGATTCATCTGCTGCTGAtgagggattccctggtggACCACGCGACCCATCGGTTTTGACTGGTTTTGCCAAGCATGTGGCACATAGCATCTGGAGTGGAGAG GAACGACCCGAGCTGAAGTTGGTCTCTCACGGTAGAAAAGTAGATAAATTTGGGAGACCAACGCCTGAGATAGAAGACATGATTGCGGCCACCGGATTGAGTCCACTGATCAGGTGTTCGGTAATCACCACTgatcctggacttatatccgcGTTCGTTGAGAGGTGGCATAGGGAGACCAGCACCTTCTACCTGCCAGTAGGAGAGTTGACGATCACTCTGGATGATGTGGCGTCACTCCTACACCTTCCCATCACTGGCGCGTTGCATACCTTTGAGTCGTTGGTTACTTCCAAGGCGGTCGTGCTGTTGACGGAGCTGCTTGAGGTCAGCTTTGAGGAGGCTAAAGCTGAGACCCGTCAGGCGTCTGGGCCTTATGTTCGATTGTCCTGGCTCCGGGAAATGTATCAGAGCAGGTGTCGGGCCAGACGTTGGGTTGTAGCAGCCCGCGCGTATCTCCTCCACTTggtcggttgcactcttttcgctaacaagagtgcaacacatGTTTATGTCGTGCACCTGGAGGCTTTCAGGGACCTGGCCCAAGCAGGGGGATTCTCTTGGGGAGCAGCAGCATTGGTGCACTTGTATGACCATCTGAATGAAGCGTCGCAGACCCTTACACAGTAG